The Lysinibacillus pakistanensis genome includes a window with the following:
- a CDS encoding aspartyl-phosphate phosphatase Spo0E family protein — MVQLSLKQFLRVKIEMKRRRMYRKAKDLGFTHPIVVDCSQELDILLNRYSKQAQVS, encoded by the coding sequence TTGGTACAATTATCGCTTAAACAATTCTTGAGGGTGAAAATCGAAATGAAGAGAAGAAGAATGTATAGAAAGGCAAAGGATTTAGGTTTCACCCATCCTATTGTTGTAGATTGTAGTCAAGAATTGGATATATTACTAAATAGATATTCAAAACAAGCGCAAGTTTCCTAA
- a CDS encoding GNAT family N-acetyltransferase, with product MTKSPFQKPSRIILHSSKVLVQRRKIFFFGIFEKSTNELIGTCAVFSINWQNSTCFVGISIGEQWQGKGLGTDAMKTLIDFIFNYIAINKIKLQVFSFNTAAIRSYEKCGFSKEGILRNEIFPIR from the coding sequence ATGACGAAATCCCCTTTCCAAAAACCTTCGAGGATCATTCTTCATTCTTCCAAAGTATTAGTGCAAAGAAGGAAGATTTTTTTTTTCGGCATATTTGAAAAATCTACAAATGAGCTTATTGGTACATGCGCTGTATTTTCAATTAATTGGCAAAACAGTACATGCTTTGTAGGGATTTCGATTGGCGAGCAATGGCAGGGTAAAGGATTGGGAACCGATGCTATGAAAACCCTTATCGATTTTATTTTTAACTATATTGCTATCAATAAAATTAAACTACAGGTTTTCAGCTTTAATACAGCAGCTATTCGATCCTATGAAAAATGTGGCTTTTCAAAAGAAGGTATTTTAAGAAATGAGATTTTTCCGATTCGGTAA